Part of the Streptomyces sp. NBC_01460 genome, TCCGAGGCGCTCTTGGTCTGGCGGCCGGCCCAGACGGTGATGCCCAGGGTCGCGGCGACGAAGACCGCGAACAGGGTGATGATCAGCGGCCGGTGCTCGCTCGTCGACGAGGTCGACGCGGCGAGCTGGGTCACGGCGTGCGATGCGTACGCGGCGCTCATGCGTCGGCCTCCAGACGGGACTTGATGGCCGCCGCCTGCGGGTCGAGCGTCTTCGTGGCGTGGCGTGAGTAGAACCAGGCGATGAGGAACGTGGTCGCGAACTGGGCGAGGCCGAACACGAAGGCGACGTTGAAGTTCGCGAAGAGGACCTTGCTCATGAAGCCGTCGGCGTAGCTGGACAGCAGCACGTACAGCAGGTACCAGGCGATGAAGCCGACGGTCAGCGGAAAGGCGAAGGACCGGTGGGAGCGGCGCAGTTCGGCGAACTCCGCACTGTTCTGCGCCTCGAGGAACGCCTCGGTCGTGGGCTGGACGGGACTGCCGCCCTCAGGGCTCTGGGGCGGCGGTGCTTCGGTGGCCACGGATTCTCCTCGCGACGCGGGTGCGGTGGTGGGGACGGTGGATTTCAAGGGGAGTCCTCTGCGTTGCGGGGGTGATGAGCTGGACGCACGGCTCCCTGTGCAACGGCACGGAGAGCGTGGCGAAGCGGTTCACCGCAGGTTCGGTCTTCTCCCGTGGGCTCCCGTGGACACGACTCCCACAGGTCACACCTCGAACTCACTTGCCCGTATTCATTGATGCTCCGGGAAGATCAGCGATAACTTCACTGGTCATGTACCGGACCGGACACACCTGTGTCCGGCCCCACGGCACGGATGATGTGGAGAACCCATGGCTCATCTGGCATCCAGACGGACTCGCGTACTCACGCTGCCCGTCGGACTCGCGCTCACGGCCTCGCTGGGCTTCCTCCCGACGGGTGCCGCGTCCGCGGCACCCGCGGACGGGCCCGCGGCGTCGGTTCCCGCGGACGGCCCGAAGCTGTCGTACGTCGTGAACACGCGGGCGGGCCACGGCACCGTCAAACAGGTACGGAAGGCGATATCCGCGGCCGGCGGAACCGTCGTGACGTCGTACGACACGATAGGCGTCATCGTCGTCCACTCGCAGAACCCGGACTTCGGCGCGACGATCCGCAAGGCCAGGGGCGTCCAGTCGGCGGGCGCCACGCGCACCGACCCGATCGTTCCGCAGGCGACGAAGGACATCGGGGTCGAGCAGCCCCTGAGCGCCGGCCAGGCGCGGGAGGCGTCGAACGACGCGGTGGCGGGCCAGGACCCGCTGGAGCCCCTGCAGTGGGACCTGCCCGCCATCAAGGCGGACAAGGCGCACAAGAAGTCGCTCGGCAGCAGCAAGGTCACGGTCGCCGTCATCGACACGGGTGTGGACGACACGCACCCGGACCTGGCCCCGAACTTCGACCGCAAGGCCTCGGTGAACTGTGTGTCCGGGGCCCCGGACACCACGGACGGCGCCTGGCGGCCCGCGGCGGGTGAGAGCCCTCACGGTACGCATGTCGCGGGCACCATAGCCGCGGCGAAGAACGGCACGGGCGTCACCGGTGTGGCGCCGGGTGTGAAGGTCTCCGGCATCAAGGTGTCCACGCCTGCCGGATTCTTCTACACCGAGGCCGTGGTCTGCGGCTTCGTGTGGGCCGCCGAGCACGGCGTCGACGTCACCAACAACAGCTACTACACCGACCCGTGGCTGTTCAACTGCAAGAACGACCCGGACCAGGGCGCCCTGGTGGAGGCGGTCACCCGCGCCACCCGGTACGCGGAGCGCAAGGGCGTGGTCAACGTCGCCGCGGCCGGCAACTCCGACCACGACCTGGCCCTCGACGCCATCGAGGACTCGACGAGCCCGAACGACACGAATCCGGTCACGCGCACGGTCGACCCGAGCGCCTGCCCCGACATCCCGACCATGGTGCCGGGTGTCGTGACGGTCTCCGCGACCGGTGCGAAAAACCTCAAGTCCTCCTACTCGAACTACGGTCTCGGGGTCATCGACGTGGCCGCCCCGGGCGGTGACTCGACGCGCTACCAGGCGCCGGAGGCACCGGCCGACAACGGTCTGATCCTGTCCACCCTGCCCGGTGGCGGATTCGGCTACATGGCCGGTACG contains:
- a CDS encoding S8 family peptidase translates to MAHLASRRTRVLTLPVGLALTASLGFLPTGAASAAPADGPAASVPADGPKLSYVVNTRAGHGTVKQVRKAISAAGGTVVTSYDTIGVIVVHSQNPDFGATIRKARGVQSAGATRTDPIVPQATKDIGVEQPLSAGQAREASNDAVAGQDPLEPLQWDLPAIKADKAHKKSLGSSKVTVAVIDTGVDDTHPDLAPNFDRKASVNCVSGAPDTTDGAWRPAAGESPHGTHVAGTIAAAKNGTGVTGVAPGVKVSGIKVSTPAGFFYTEAVVCGFVWAAEHGVDVTNNSYYTDPWLFNCKNDPDQGALVEAVTRATRYAERKGVVNVAAAGNSDHDLALDAIEDSTSPNDTNPVTRTVDPSACPDIPTMVPGVVTVSATGAKNLKSSYSNYGLGVIDVAAPGGDSTRYQAPEAPADNGLILSTLPGGGFGYMAGTSMASPHVAGVAALVKSTHPHASAGLVKALLTHQADATACGAPYDIDKDGTVDAVCEGGKQYNGFYGAGVVDALDAVRR
- a CDS encoding DUF485 domain-containing protein, coding for MATEAPPPQSPEGGSPVQPTTEAFLEAQNSAEFAELRRSHRSFAFPLTVGFIAWYLLYVLLSSYADGFMSKVLFANFNVAFVFGLAQFATTFLIAWFYSRHATKTLDPQAAAIKSRLEADA